In Plantibacter sp. PA-3-X8, one DNA window encodes the following:
- a CDS encoding glycosyltransferase family 39 protein has translation MTGILERPAAPGRPELHLESDSLGWLTSGPPAQRGPGVVRRWLSRHGRTLAFLLPVLAIAAVVQAMNMGGSPQRIDDEGTYTAQAWSVLKLGELAHYTYWYDHPPLGWLQIAAYTGLTGAFDRYDIAVVAAREAMLVATLIAVVLVWVLARRLHLSRAMAAVAALVFAISPLAVQFHRTVYLDNVAVPWLLGAFILATSRKHQLVGFAGSAAAFGIAVLSKETFLLALPFLAWTMWRAARKETRRYTLPVAATIVVVIGFTYVLFAAIKGELIPGPDRVSLLGGVFFQLGSRVASGSLFDPESLSAKTLGMWWQLDAALLVAGAVAAVAGLFISRLRVIAAMTVFLGLFMLRPGGYLPVPYVIMLLPFMTILIMGVTGAAIRQFRRRSTVEAGAPRRRLLGGRAAGAVWVAAVLAAAVVAVPNTATQLRGFLLADLDKPVRQAQQWVQTNVPKESRVIVDDAMWVDLVESGFDRDNVIWYYKMDTDSAVQAQSPNGWRDADYIVTTDSMRTFPTTFPEVKGAIDNSELVATFGSGTQAVEVRRIDADGLDAAAEQAAGRTAARAALGAQLLLNPSLSVSAEAAQTVSDGQLDSRALLALGQVLATTPVRLESTPVLDGETGDVRRTMVLRTGTEAGDGRLADSIRSIQGDYAADRVEQTAAGVRVTYSVVEPDVVR, from the coding sequence ATGACCGGCATCCTCGAACGACCGGCCGCCCCCGGCCGACCAGAGCTCCACCTGGAGAGCGACAGCCTCGGCTGGCTCACCTCAGGGCCACCGGCACAGCGAGGCCCCGGCGTCGTGCGCCGCTGGCTCTCGCGCCACGGTCGCACCCTGGCCTTCCTCCTGCCCGTGCTCGCCATCGCCGCCGTCGTGCAGGCCATGAACATGGGCGGATCCCCGCAGCGCATCGACGACGAGGGCACCTACACCGCCCAGGCGTGGAGCGTGCTGAAGCTCGGCGAACTCGCCCACTACACCTACTGGTACGACCACCCACCGCTCGGCTGGCTGCAGATCGCGGCCTACACGGGGCTGACCGGCGCGTTCGACCGCTACGACATCGCCGTGGTCGCGGCACGTGAGGCCATGCTGGTCGCGACGCTCATCGCCGTCGTGCTCGTGTGGGTCCTCGCCCGCCGCCTGCACCTCAGCCGGGCCATGGCCGCCGTCGCCGCACTCGTGTTCGCGATCTCGCCGCTCGCCGTGCAGTTCCACCGCACCGTCTACCTCGACAACGTCGCGGTGCCCTGGCTCCTCGGTGCCTTCATCCTCGCGACGAGCCGCAAGCACCAGCTCGTCGGCTTCGCGGGTTCCGCCGCCGCGTTCGGCATCGCCGTACTGAGCAAGGAGACCTTCCTGCTCGCGCTGCCCTTCCTCGCCTGGACGATGTGGCGGGCCGCTCGGAAGGAGACCCGCCGGTACACGCTGCCGGTCGCCGCGACGATCGTCGTCGTCATCGGCTTCACGTACGTGCTCTTCGCCGCCATCAAGGGCGAGCTCATTCCCGGCCCTGACCGGGTGAGCCTCCTCGGCGGCGTCTTCTTCCAGCTCGGATCCCGCGTCGCGAGCGGGTCGCTGTTCGACCCGGAGAGCCTGTCGGCGAAGACCCTCGGCATGTGGTGGCAGTTGGACGCGGCCCTCCTCGTCGCCGGAGCGGTGGCCGCCGTCGCCGGGCTCTTCATCTCGCGACTGCGTGTCATCGCCGCGATGACCGTCTTCCTCGGCCTCTTCATGCTGCGCCCAGGCGGCTACCTGCCGGTGCCGTACGTCATCATGCTGCTGCCGTTCATGACGATCCTCATCATGGGCGTGACCGGCGCGGCCATCCGACAGTTCCGTCGCCGCTCGACCGTCGAGGCCGGTGCACCGCGCCGTCGTCTTCTCGGCGGACGCGCGGCCGGAGCCGTCTGGGTCGCCGCCGTGCTCGCGGCAGCCGTCGTCGCCGTCCCGAACACGGCGACCCAGCTCCGCGGCTTCCTCCTCGCCGACCTCGACAAGCCGGTCCGGCAGGCTCAGCAGTGGGTCCAGACCAATGTGCCGAAGGAGTCCCGCGTGATCGTCGACGACGCGATGTGGGTCGACCTCGTCGAGAGCGGCTTCGATCGCGACAACGTCATCTGGTACTACAAGATGGACACCGACTCCGCCGTCCAGGCTCAGTCGCCCAACGGCTGGCGCGACGCCGACTACATCGTCACGACCGACTCGATGCGGACCTTCCCGACCACCTTCCCCGAGGTGAAGGGTGCGATCGACAACTCCGAGCTCGTCGCGACCTTCGGCTCCGGGACGCAGGCCGTCGAGGTCCGCCGCATCGACGCCGACGGTCTCGACGCGGCAGCCGAGCAGGCTGCCGGACGAACGGCGGCTCGGGCAGCGCTCGGCGCGCAGCTCCTGCTGAACCCCTCGCTCAGCGTCTCGGCGGAGGCCGCGCAGACCGTGAGCGACGGCCAGCTCGACTCCCGCGCCCTGCTCGCCCTCGGACAGGTGCTCGCCACGACGCCGGTCAGGCTCGAGAGCACCCCGGTGCTCGACGGTGAGACGGGCGACGTGCGCCGGACCATGGTGCTCCGCACCGGCACCGAGGCGGGCGACGGCCGTCTGGCCGACTCCATCCGCTCGATCCAGGGCGACTACGCGGCCGACCGCGTCGAGCAGACGGCGGCCGGCGTGCGGGTCACCTACTCGGTCGTCGAACCCGACGTCGTCCGCTGA